A single window of Gossypium arboreum isolate Shixiya-1 chromosome 13, ASM2569848v2, whole genome shotgun sequence DNA harbors:
- the LOC108464609 gene encoding xyloglucan endotransglucosylase protein 6 has protein sequence MRTHSLLLQTIIRSKSFTELHLSVSLPFTSMAVSFKMCVSFGLFVGLMMLGLVSSAKFDELFQPGWAMDHFIYEGELLKLKLDNYSGAGFASKSKYLFGKVTMQIKLVEGDSAGTVTAYYMSSDGPNHNEFDFEFLGNTTGEPYLVQTNVYVNGVGNREQRMNLWFDPTKDFHSYSILWNQRQVVFLVDETPIRVHTNMEHKGIPFPKDQAMGVYSSIWNADDWATQGGLVKTDWSHAPFIATYKGFEIDACECPVSVAANEIAEKCRSSGEKRFWWDEPTMSELSVHQSHQLVWVRANHLVYDYCTDTARFPVMPVECEHHRH, from the exons ATGAGAACCCACTCTCTACTTCTACAGACTATTATTCGGAGCAAAAGCTTCACTGAGCTCCATCTCTCTGTCTCTCTCCCATTTACCTCCATGGCTGTCTCTTTTAAAATGTGTGTGAGTTTCGGTCTATTTGTGGGTCTTATGATGCTGGGTCTGGTAAGCTCAGCTAAGTTCGATGAGCTTTTCCAACCTGGTTGGGCTATGGATCACTTCATCTATGAAGGAGAGCTCCTTAAGCTCAAACTCGACAACTATTCGG GTGCTGGCTTTGCATCAAAAAGCAAGTATCTATTTGGGAAAGTGACCATGCAGATTAAGCTTGTAGAAGGCGACTCTGCTGGGACTGTAACTGCTTACTAT ATGTCATCGGACGGTCCAAATCACAACGAGTTCGATTTCGAGTTCCTAGGCAATACCACAGGTGAACCTTACCTCGTTCAGACCAATGTGTACGTCAATGGTGTAGGCAACAGAGAGCAAAGGATGAACCTTTGGTTTGACCCTACCAAAGACTTTCACTCTTATTCCATCCTCTGGAACCAGCGCCAAGTTGT ATTTTTAGTGGACGAGACCCCAATAAGAGTGCACACCAACATGGAACACAAAGGGATTCCTTTTCCCAAAGACCAAGCCATGGGCGTATATAGTTCAATATGGAATGCCGATGATTGGGCCACACAGGGTGGCCTAGTGAAGACCGATTGGAGCCATGCACCATTCATTGCCACTTACAAAGGGTTTGAAATCGACGCGTGCGAGTGCCCAGTTTCGGTAGCCGCCAATGAAATTGCCGAGAAATGTAGGAGCAGCGGCGAGAAGAGGTTCTGGTGGGATGAACCGACAATGTCGGAGCTAAGCGTGCACCAGAGCCACCAGCTGGTGTGGGTGAGGGCCAACCACTTGGTGTATGACTATTGTACCGACACTGCTAGGTTCCCTGTCATGCCTGTGGAGTGTGAGCATCACCGCCACTAG